The window GATAGATACATAGATTCAACAACAGCATACCAGGGTTATGGCAAGGGTCTTGATTTACAAACTGTAACTTGGATAAACAAACTTGTTGCAGGAAGATTATTGCCTGATTTAACATTTATTATTGATTGTAATGTGGAAACAGGGCTAACTCGGGCATGGACAAGAATAAATAGTATAGGGGAAGCAGACAAAGAAGATAGGTTTGAAAAAGAGGGGGCTGCCTTTCATGAAAAGGTAAGAAACGGATATTTAAAGATTGCTGCAAATGAACCTGAGAGAATAAAGGTTATAGATGGAGAAAGAGAGATAGAGGCTATCCACAAGGATGTATGTGAAATGGTTGATAAAATATTACCTAAATTGAGCGATTAAATTAAATTCAAAACTGCAAGACACACAAGAATATCATACGCATCTTCAAGCATTATAACTCCATTCACCATTCATTTTAATCTTCCCTTAATCTTCTATTCTTATAATGGGTAGTGTCATCTGCATGGACACAATTTATAAAAGGATGAATCCGCAATGAAAAGGATATTGACAATATTCACAGCCTTTGTGGTACTGGCTGGTTTTTCAACTATTTCATACACTGAAGGAGAGAAAAATGAAATCACTCTGGAAGAGGCAATTGCCATTGCCATAAAAAATATGCCCGGCA is drawn from Deltaproteobacteria bacterium and contains these coding sequences:
- a CDS encoding dTMP kinase, with the translated sequence MNTGIFITFEGIEGCGKTTQIKMLREYLESKGCSIIVTREPGGTGLGEKIRTMLLNSGHEPFTAWTELFLYEACRLQIIEEVIKPALTEGRIVICDRYIDSTTAYQGYGKGLDLQTVTWINKLVAGRLLPDLTFIIDCNVETGLTRAWTRINSIGEADKEDRFEKEGAAFHEKVRNGYLKIAANEPERIKVIDGEREIEAIHKDVCEMVDKILPKLSD